A DNA window from Pungitius pungitius chromosome 1, fPunPun2.1, whole genome shotgun sequence contains the following coding sequences:
- the npbwr2b gene encoding neuropeptides B/W receptor type 2b, translating into MENVSILGVAPPLCNDSVDFYSLTPVNGTDPNCTPPSEFYFYAILPVIYSVICAVGLTGNTAVIYVILKAPRMKTVTNMFILNLAIADDLFTLVLPINIADHLLQYWPFGEVLCKVILSIDHYNIFSSIYFLTVMSIDRYLVVLATVRSKRMPYRTYRAAKIISLCVWILVILIVLPFTVFAGVYKRPNDGKNSCVLSFPSPESLWFKASRIYTLILGFAIPVSTICILYTMMLYKLRNMRLNSNAKALDKAKKKVTIMVFIVLAVCLFCWTPFHLSTIVALTTDLRTTPLLIGISYFITSLSYANSCLNPFLYAFLDDSFRKAFKKMLECRPALA; encoded by the coding sequence ATGGAGAATGTGTCCATCCTCGGCGTCGCACCACCACTCTGCAACGATTCCGTGGACTTCTACTCCCTCACGCCGGTGAACGGCACCGATCCGAACTGCACTCCTCCCTCTGAGTTTTACTTCTACGCCATTTTGCCGGTCATCTACTCTGTAATCTGTGCTGTCGGACTGACGGGCAACACGGCTGTCATCTATGTGATCCTCAAAGCCCCCAGGATGAAAACCGTCACCAATATGTTCATCCTGAACTTGGCCATTGCCGATGATCTGTTCACTTTGGTGCTGCCGATCAACATAGCCGACCACTTGCTGCAGTACTGGCCTTTCGGCGAGGTTTTGTGCAAAGTCATCCTGAGCATAGACCACTACAACATCTTCTCCAGCATCTATTTCCTCACAGTCATGAGCATCGACCGCTACCTGGTCGTTTTGGCCACGGTGAGATCCAAGCGCATGCCTTACCGCACCTACCGAGCGGCCAAAATAATCTCATTATGTGTGTGGATACTTGTTATCCTCATCGTCTTGCCTTTCACCGTTTTCGCTGGCGTGTACAAGAGGCCCAATGACGGGAAGAATAGCTGCGTGCTCAGCTTCCCGAGCCCCGAGAGCCTGTGGTTCAAAGCGAGCCGGATCTACACGCTCATCCTGGGCTTTGCCATTCCCGTCTCGACCATCTGTATCTTATACACCATGATGCTCTACAAGCTGAGGAACATGCGGCTCAACAGCAACGCCAAGGCGCTGGACAAGGCCAAGAAGAAAGTCACCATCATGGTGTTCATCGTCTTGGCCGTCTGCCTGTTCTGCTGGACGCCGTTCCACCTCAGCACCATCGTGGCTCTGACGACGGACCTGAGGACCACGCCGCTCCTGATCGGCATCTCCTACTTCATAACCAGCCTGAGCTACGCCAACTCCTGCCTCAACCCGTTCCTCTACGCCTTCCTGGACGACAGCTTCAGGAAAGCCTTCAAGAAAATGTTGGAATGTAGGCCCGCCTTAGCGTAA